One Deltaproteobacteria bacterium genomic window carries:
- a CDS encoding rhomboid family intramembrane serine protease: MTQDDPSQSEVEGPSPDPVSPPSDDPEARPTPERFPYGAGEILLGPAGFVAPRGRFRGEQFVAYRDVTHVAMEPRAVAIGTTRAFLLLGRAELGGDAAAHAFTRALLARVLALPDAARRREAMARLDRKLTGGAPRVAIALIALAAICYGLQVASPAFFELAIYRARLVELGEQWRSLTTQFLHGNLAHLVVNSLAILVAGRFVERATGRAATLLAVGGAALGTTIASSLAHYDEVIGASGIAAGLFGALTALEFFAPQELPAQARVPRELLVAVLLAQVALDRFLPQMFPAFVPPIAGAAHIGGFVGGALAALLARAAAQGFVRLGALATAAATAAAFGALGVQLANPSAALERQARALLAAPVVNPGELNNLAWAIATSKRPSEAALATATELAEAAVALTGGAQPTILDTLAEVYFAQGRKEDALEVIDQAIELAPGESYYAEQRRRFAGERAANDRPDAPPEQPSEPRGPRDERSDEPDERELPDDFEFPPWDEITV; encoded by the coding sequence ATGACCCAGGACGACCCGAGCCAGAGCGAAGTCGAGGGGCCTTCACCGGATCCCGTCTCGCCGCCGAGCGACGACCCGGAAGCTCGGCCCACGCCTGAACGCTTTCCGTACGGCGCCGGTGAGATCTTGCTGGGACCGGCGGGATTCGTGGCGCCGCGCGGACGCTTCCGCGGCGAGCAGTTCGTCGCGTATCGCGATGTGACCCACGTTGCGATGGAGCCGCGCGCGGTCGCGATCGGCACGACGCGCGCGTTCCTGCTGCTCGGGCGCGCGGAGCTGGGCGGAGATGCGGCGGCGCACGCGTTCACGCGTGCGCTGCTCGCGCGCGTGCTCGCGCTGCCCGACGCCGCGCGACGCCGGGAGGCGATGGCGCGGCTCGATCGCAAGCTCACGGGCGGTGCGCCGCGCGTCGCGATCGCGTTGATCGCGCTGGCCGCGATTTGTTACGGGCTTCAGGTCGCGTCGCCCGCATTCTTCGAGCTCGCGATCTACCGCGCGCGGCTCGTCGAGCTCGGCGAGCAGTGGCGCAGCCTCACGACGCAGTTCCTGCACGGCAACCTCGCGCACCTCGTCGTGAATTCGCTCGCGATCCTCGTCGCCGGCCGCTTCGTCGAGCGCGCGACTGGCCGCGCCGCGACGCTGCTCGCGGTCGGCGGCGCGGCGCTCGGGACGACGATCGCGAGCTCGCTCGCGCACTACGACGAGGTGATCGGCGCCTCGGGCATCGCCGCGGGGCTGTTCGGCGCGCTCACCGCGCTCGAGTTCTTCGCGCCGCAGGAGCTGCCCGCGCAGGCGCGCGTGCCGCGCGAGCTGCTCGTCGCCGTGTTGCTCGCGCAGGTCGCGCTCGATCGCTTCCTGCCGCAGATGTTCCCCGCCTTCGTGCCGCCGATCGCCGGCGCCGCGCACATCGGCGGCTTCGTCGGAGGCGCGCTGGCTGCGCTGCTCGCACGCGCCGCGGCGCAGGGCTTCGTGCGCCTCGGCGCCCTCGCGACGGCCGCGGCCACTGCGGCGGCCTTTGGCGCGCTCGGCGTTCAGCTCGCGAACCCGAGCGCCGCCCTCGAACGCCAGGCGCGCGCGCTGCTTGCAGCGCCCGTCGTGAATCCGGGCGAGCTCAACAACCTCGCGTGGGCGATCGCGACGTCGAAGCGTCCGAGCGAGGCGGCGCTCGCAACGGCTACTGAGCTTGCCGAGGCGGCCGTCGCGCTCACCGGCGGCGCGCAGCCGACGATTCTCGACACGCTCGCGGAGGTCTACTTCGCGCAGGGCCGAAAGGAAGACGCGCTCGAAGTGATCGACCAAGCGATCGAGCTCGCGCCGGGCGAGAGTTATTACGCGGAGCAGCGCCGGCGCTTCGCGGGCGAGCGCGCTGCGAACGACCGGCCCGACGCCCCGCCCGAGCAGCCGAGTGAGCCGCGGGGGCCGCGCGACGAGCGCAGCGACGAGCCCGACGAGCGCGAGCTGCCGGACGACTTCGAGTTCCCGCCCTGGGACGAGATCACGGTGTGA
- the purU gene encoding formyltetrahydrofolate deformylase codes for MSAAASSTTATILVTCPDRRGIVAALAQVLHGHGANILDSDQHTDPVAAKFFQRIRFDAAELMTDRGTLERALGEVADRFGMKWQIAWEGVRKRVAIFVSKYDHCLWDLLLRHRAGELVCDIPLIVSNHEDLRSIAEQFGIRFEVFAITKDTKRAQEERELALLREARVDLVVLARYMQVLSGELLAAAPRVINIHHSFLPAFMGGRPYHQAFERGVKLIGATAHYATTDLDEGPIIHQGVAPVSHRDSIDDLVRKGRDLERTVLAHAVRCHLEDRIAVYDNKTVVFA; via the coding sequence ATGTCCGCCGCCGCGTCGTCGACGACCGCCACCATCCTCGTCACCTGCCCCGACCGCCGCGGCATCGTCGCTGCCCTCGCGCAGGTGCTGCACGGCCACGGCGCGAACATCCTCGACTCCGACCAGCACACCGACCCCGTCGCCGCGAAATTCTTCCAGCGCATCCGCTTCGACGCCGCCGAGCTGATGACCGACCGCGGCACGCTCGAGCGCGCGCTCGGCGAAGTGGCGGATCGCTTCGGCATGAAGTGGCAGATCGCGTGGGAGGGCGTGCGCAAGCGCGTCGCGATCTTCGTCTCGAAGTACGACCACTGCCTGTGGGACTTGTTGTTGCGCCACCGCGCCGGCGAGCTCGTGTGCGACATCCCGCTGATCGTCTCGAACCACGAGGATCTGCGATCGATCGCCGAGCAGTTCGGCATTCGCTTCGAGGTCTTCGCGATCACGAAGGACACCAAGCGCGCGCAGGAAGAGCGCGAGCTCGCGCTGCTGCGCGAGGCGCGCGTCGATCTCGTGGTGCTCGCGCGATACATGCAGGTGCTCTCGGGCGAGCTGCTCGCCGCGGCGCCGCGCGTCATCAACATCCACCACTCGTTCCTGCCCGCGTTCATGGGCGGGCGGCCGTATCACCAGGCCTTCGAGCGCGGCGTGAAGCTGATCGGCGCGACCGCGCACTACGCGACCACCGATCTCGACGAGGGACCGATCATCCATCAGGGCGTCGCGCCGGTTTCGCACCGCGATTCGATCGACGATCTCGTGCGCAAGGGGCGCGACCTCGAGCGCACCGTGCTCGCCCACGCCGTGCGCTGCCACCTCGAAGACCGCATCGCGGTGTACGACAACAAGACCGTGGTGTTCGCGTGA